The proteins below are encoded in one region of Juglans microcarpa x Juglans regia isolate MS1-56 chromosome 4D, Jm3101_v1.0, whole genome shotgun sequence:
- the LOC121260671 gene encoding uncharacterized protein LOC121260671 isoform X1 — translation MFHLICIKLPQQLRRRASPICHGYLFSTSSLGPVSELPNITDPKSLTVSFLRNSCGLSLELAASASKKLNIENIENTNFVLDLLRTHGLTQNQIRHLISSRPLLLSADLGKTIRPNMELFKSLGFSGASLAKMLSKDPRVLQSDAYTVVEFFRAHAFSDEQISTLTMKRPTLYVLNTQKILKPKLEFFKSLGFSYLEIAKLLSAEPYILERSLENQIIPCVQELRRILGTDENVLKAVKACFSLIEINVERVLQANISILLSHGVPNSLVVKIFLMQPRSLLVRTCRFSKIVNEVMKLGFDPNSLLFVLAIRSMAVMSEALWEKKVEALRSFGLSKDEIDSAFKQQPMCMITSEKKIMKVMGFFVNNLKMKPSMISKNPNLLLLSLEKRIIPRCSVLQLLMSKGLIEEDTSILHTFKMTEKTFVEKLVEKYQNEVPDVIRAHQGKIEFQGFPIDLRF, via the coding sequence ATGTTTCATCTAATCTGCATAAAGCTGCCCCAACAATTAAGGCGCAGAGCTTCACCAATCTGTCATGGCTACTTGTTCTCAACTTCATCTCTCGGACCCGTCTCAGAACTCCCTAATATCACGGATCCAAAATCTCTTACTGTTTCCTTCCTCCGAAACTCATGTGGGCTGTCCTTGGAGCTGGCTGCTTCAGCTTCCAAGAAGCTCAACATTGAGAACATAGAGAATACCAATTTCGTTCTGGACCTGTTGAGAACGCACGGTTTGACGCAGAACCAAATCAGACACTTAATTAGTAGTCGTCCCTTATTGCTTTCGGCCGATTTAGGCAAAACCATTAGGCCCAACATGGAGCTGTTTAAATCCTTAGGGTTTTCAGGCGCTAGCCTCGCCAAAATGCTCAGCAAAGATCCACGTGTGCTTCAGAGTGATGCATACACTGTGGTTGAATTTTTTAGAGCACATGCTTTCAGTGACGAGCAAATATCGACTTTGACCATGAAGCGTCCGACATTGTATGTACTCAATACACAGAAGATCCTTAAGCCAAAGTTAGAGTTTTTTAAATCTTTGGGCTTTTCATACCTCGAAATTGCAAAGCTTTTATCCGCAGAGCCCTATATTTTAGAAAGGAGTCTCGAGAACCAAATCATTCCTTGTGTTCAAGAGCTTAGGCGGATTCTTGGCACTGACGAGAATGTTTTAAAGGCGGTAAAGGCATGCTTCTCGTTGATTGAAATTAATGTGGAAAGGGTGTTACAGGCCAACATATCAATATTGCTAAGCCATGGTGTTCCCAATTCATTAGTTGTTAAGATCTTTTTGATGCAACCAAGATCGCTGCTTGTGAGGACTTGTCGATTTAGTAAGATTGTTAATGAGGTTATGAAATTGGGTTTTGATCCCAATAGTCTGCTATTTGTTCTAGCCATCCGTTCAATGGCAGTGATGAGTGAAGCACTGTGGGAGAAAAAGGTGGAAGCTTTAAGAAGTTTTGGTTTGTCAAAGGATGAAATTGATTCAGCATTCAAGCAGCAACCAATGTGTATGATTACTTCAGAGAAGAAGATCATGAAAGTGATGGGGTTCTTTGTGAACAATCTGAAGATGAAGCCTTCGATGATATCCAAGAATCCGAATCTTCTACTGCTTAGCCTGGAGAAGCGGATTATTCCGAGGTGCTCAGTTCTGCAACTTTTGATGTCTAAGGGGTTGATTGAGGAAGATACTAGCATACTTCATACGTTTAAAATGACTGAGAAAACATTCGTCGAGAAGTTAGTGGAAAAGTATCAGAATGAGGTTCCTGATGTGATTAGAGCGCACCAAGGCAAGATAGAATTTCAAGGGTTCCCCATTGATTTAAGATTTTGA
- the LOC121260671 gene encoding uncharacterized protein LOC121260671 isoform X2, with product MFHLICIKLPQQLRRRASPICHGYLFSTSSLGPVSELPNITDPKSLTVSFLRNSCGLSLELAASASKKLNIENIENTNFVLDLLRTHGLTQNQIRHLISSRPLLLSADLGKTIRPNMELFKSLGFSGASLAKMLSKDPRVLQSDAYTVVEFFRAHAFSDEQISTLTMKRPTLYVLNTQKILKPKLEFFKSLGFSYLEIAKLLSAEPYILERSLENQIIPCVQELRRILGTDENVLKAVKACFSLIEINVERVLQANISILLSHGVPNSLVVKIFLMQPRSLLVRTCRFSKIVNEVMKLGFDPNSLLFVLAIRSMAVMSEALWEKKVEALRSFGLSKDEIDSAFKQQPMCMITSEKKIMKVMGFFVNNLKMKPSMISKNPNLLLLSLEKRIIPRCSVLQLLMSKGLIEEDTSILHTFKMTEKTFVEKLVEKYQNEVPDVIRAHQGKIEFTKE from the exons ATGTTTCATCTAATCTGCATAAAGCTGCCCCAACAATTAAGGCGCAGAGCTTCACCAATCTGTCATGGCTACTTGTTCTCAACTTCATCTCTCGGACCCGTCTCAGAACTCCCTAATATCACGGATCCAAAATCTCTTACTGTTTCCTTCCTCCGAAACTCATGTGGGCTGTCCTTGGAGCTGGCTGCTTCAGCTTCCAAGAAGCTCAACATTGAGAACATAGAGAATACCAATTTCGTTCTGGACCTGTTGAGAACGCACGGTTTGACGCAGAACCAAATCAGACACTTAATTAGTAGTCGTCCCTTATTGCTTTCGGCCGATTTAGGCAAAACCATTAGGCCCAACATGGAGCTGTTTAAATCCTTAGGGTTTTCAGGCGCTAGCCTCGCCAAAATGCTCAGCAAAGATCCACGTGTGCTTCAGAGTGATGCATACACTGTGGTTGAATTTTTTAGAGCACATGCTTTCAGTGACGAGCAAATATCGACTTTGACCATGAAGCGTCCGACATTGTATGTACTCAATACACAGAAGATCCTTAAGCCAAAGTTAGAGTTTTTTAAATCTTTGGGCTTTTCATACCTCGAAATTGCAAAGCTTTTATCCGCAGAGCCCTATATTTTAGAAAGGAGTCTCGAGAACCAAATCATTCCTTGTGTTCAAGAGCTTAGGCGGATTCTTGGCACTGACGAGAATGTTTTAAAGGCGGTAAAGGCATGCTTCTCGTTGATTGAAATTAATGTGGAAAGGGTGTTACAGGCCAACATATCAATATTGCTAAGCCATGGTGTTCCCAATTCATTAGTTGTTAAGATCTTTTTGATGCAACCAAGATCGCTGCTTGTGAGGACTTGTCGATTTAGTAAGATTGTTAATGAGGTTATGAAATTGGGTTTTGATCCCAATAGTCTGCTATTTGTTCTAGCCATCCGTTCAATGGCAGTGATGAGTGAAGCACTGTGGGAGAAAAAGGTGGAAGCTTTAAGAAGTTTTGGTTTGTCAAAGGATGAAATTGATTCAGCATTCAAGCAGCAACCAATGTGTATGATTACTTCAGAGAAGAAGATCATGAAAGTGATGGGGTTCTTTGTGAACAATCTGAAGATGAAGCCTTCGATGATATCCAAGAATCCGAATCTTCTACTGCTTAGCCTGGAGAAGCGGATTATTCCGAGGTGCTCAGTTCTGCAACTTTTGATGTCTAAGGGGTTGATTGAGGAAGATACTAGCATACTTCATACGTTTAAAATGACTGAGAAAACATTCGTCGAGAAGTTAGTGGAAAAGTATCAGAATGAGGTTCCTGATGTGATTAGAGCGCACCAAGGCAAGATAGAA TTTACTAAAGAGTAG